The following are encoded together in the Leptospira langatensis genome:
- a CDS encoding DNA primase, with amino-acid sequence MTQNQNSEFDIVTLIELAKKNKYERAVAGFQILDRIERLELPKKIKGRKLAVQAMFALANEEVQYKYVTKEERAAIEQENAQAGGATYSQFNGLFEAPQAPIAEEDMEEDFIPEEAAKPLMDMEDGEEGESYDDEEEDSDDEEEEDDDLDEDEEDDSDEEEDED; translated from the coding sequence ATGACCCAGAATCAGAACTCAGAATTCGATATTGTTACATTAATTGAACTGGCCAAAAAAAACAAGTATGAAAGAGCCGTTGCCGGCTTCCAAATTCTGGATCGCATCGAAAGGTTAGAACTGCCTAAGAAAATAAAAGGCCGCAAACTCGCAGTCCAAGCGATGTTCGCACTCGCCAACGAAGAAGTACAATACAAATACGTAACGAAAGAAGAAAGAGCCGCTATCGAGCAAGAGAATGCGCAAGCAGGCGGAGCTACTTATTCCCAATTCAACGGACTCTTCGAAGCACCTCAAGCTCCTATCGCAGAAGAAGATATGGAAGAGGATTTCATCCCAGAAGAGGCTGCGAAACCTCTTATGGACATGGAAGATGGAGAAGAGGGAGAATCCTACGACGATGAAGAAGAGGATTCCGATGATGAGGAAGAAGAGGATGACGATCTGGACGAGGACGAAGAAGACGATTCAGATGAGGAAGAAGACGAGGACTGA
- the secA gene encoding preprotein translocase subunit SecA → MIQKILRVLFGSKYERDLKRLTPIVLQINALEESIRALSDTDLASQTRKFKERLAKGETLDDILPEAFATVREAALRKLGMRHFDVQLMGGIALHWGNISEMKTGEGKTLTSTLAVYLNALAGKGVHLVTVNDYLARRDANWMKPIYDFLELSVGIIQHDMEHDERKAAYSSDITYGTNNEYGFDYLRDNMVSHIDHKVQRGHYFAIVDEVDSILIDEARTPLIISGPSDESTDKYVRIDRIIPKLIEGEDYEKDEKAKNTLLTEKGVAHVEEILQIDNLYAPQNVDLVHHVHQALKAHKIFQRDVDYVVQNGEVIIVDEFTGRLMSGRRYSDGLHQALEAKEGVTIARESQTLASITFQNYFRLYEKLSGMTGTADTEAEEFHKIYNLDVIVIPPNVPVQRKDSADRVYRTEKEKFTAILNEIKDCQANKQPVLVGTISIEKSEVLSRLLTQSGISHNVLNAKFHEKEAEIIANAGKPGAVTIATNMAGRGTDIVLGGAQLFKESLESWTESDPVISEFKEATVRADFDRAGEIAEKLDSQSKRSRANEILTSAKIWRKNHEDVLKSGGLHILGTERHEARRIDNQLRGRSGRQGDPGSSRFYLSLQDDLMRIFGSDRIAGIMERLKMPEGQEIEHPMVSNAIARAQKRVEGHNFDIRKHLLEYDDVMNRQRIVIYKMRNEVLEGGDVTALVKDFLEEIIEAQVVLTCDSGNPNNWEWEALQEWFVGLGLPWEVDQDEIKKAKNAQLAIFDSLNHTAQKFYQNKADGIGPDVWNLLERNIFLDILDHRWKEHLYSMDHLREGIWTVGYGEKNPLVEYKLQGFRIFDQAIENMKYEIVSFLIRVEVTEKTQMPEEKKEYKKVGQEITGGFQELTDSKPRNKASEALPVASGGGGSERKTSRRKRK, encoded by the coding sequence ATGATACAGAAAATTCTAAGGGTCCTATTCGGAAGCAAATACGAAAGAGACCTGAAACGACTTACTCCGATAGTTCTTCAGATCAACGCTTTGGAAGAATCCATTCGCGCGTTAAGCGACACTGATCTGGCTTCCCAAACTAGAAAGTTCAAGGAGAGATTGGCCAAAGGGGAAACCTTGGACGATATTCTTCCGGAAGCATTCGCGACTGTGAGAGAGGCCGCTCTTAGGAAATTGGGCATGCGCCATTTCGATGTGCAGCTCATGGGAGGGATCGCTCTTCATTGGGGAAATATCTCCGAGATGAAGACCGGAGAGGGTAAGACCCTGACTTCCACGTTAGCTGTCTATTTGAATGCTCTTGCCGGTAAGGGTGTTCATTTGGTCACAGTGAACGACTATCTTGCCAGAAGGGATGCCAACTGGATGAAGCCGATCTACGATTTCTTGGAATTAAGCGTAGGTATCATCCAGCACGATATGGAGCATGATGAACGAAAGGCGGCTTATTCTTCGGATATTACCTACGGAACGAATAACGAGTACGGTTTCGACTATTTAAGGGACAACATGGTCTCTCATATCGACCATAAGGTACAAAGAGGACATTACTTTGCGATCGTGGACGAGGTGGACTCCATCTTGATCGATGAGGCTCGGACTCCTCTGATTATTTCCGGACCTTCCGACGAATCTACAGACAAGTATGTTCGAATTGATCGCATCATTCCTAAATTGATAGAAGGCGAGGATTACGAGAAAGACGAGAAGGCTAAGAACACTCTTCTTACTGAGAAAGGTGTAGCTCATGTCGAAGAGATCCTTCAGATCGATAACTTATACGCGCCTCAGAACGTGGATCTTGTGCATCACGTTCATCAGGCATTGAAAGCTCATAAGATCTTCCAAAGAGACGTGGACTATGTGGTCCAAAATGGGGAAGTCATTATCGTAGACGAGTTCACCGGTCGCTTGATGTCCGGAAGAAGATACTCCGACGGTCTTCACCAAGCCTTAGAAGCGAAGGAAGGGGTTACGATCGCTCGAGAATCCCAGACTCTCGCGAGCATTACTTTCCAAAATTATTTCCGTCTGTATGAAAAACTTTCCGGTATGACGGGAACTGCGGATACGGAAGCGGAAGAATTCCATAAGATCTACAATCTGGATGTGATTGTAATTCCTCCTAACGTTCCGGTTCAGAGAAAGGATTCCGCCGACAGAGTATATAGAACCGAGAAGGAAAAGTTCACCGCCATATTGAACGAGATCAAGGATTGCCAGGCCAATAAGCAACCTGTGCTTGTGGGAACTATATCCATCGAAAAATCCGAAGTTCTTTCGAGGCTTCTTACTCAATCCGGAATATCGCATAACGTATTAAACGCTAAGTTCCATGAGAAGGAAGCGGAGATCATCGCAAATGCCGGAAAACCGGGAGCTGTTACCATCGCCACAAACATGGCGGGTCGAGGAACGGACATCGTGCTCGGAGGAGCTCAACTCTTTAAGGAAAGTCTGGAATCCTGGACGGAATCCGATCCGGTGATCAGCGAATTCAAGGAAGCTACAGTAAGAGCAGACTTTGATAGAGCGGGAGAGATCGCTGAAAAACTGGATTCTCAGAGTAAGAGATCTAGAGCGAACGAAATACTTACAAGCGCCAAGATCTGGAGAAAGAACCATGAGGACGTGCTTAAATCAGGCGGTCTGCATATTCTGGGAACGGAAAGGCACGAGGCGAGACGGATCGATAACCAGCTAAGAGGTAGGTCCGGTCGCCAGGGAGATCCAGGTTCCAGTCGATTCTATCTTTCTCTCCAAGACGATCTAATGAGGATCTTCGGATCGGATCGGATCGCAGGCATCATGGAAAGATTGAAGATGCCGGAAGGACAGGAAATCGAACATCCAATGGTGTCTAACGCGATTGCCCGAGCTCAGAAAAGAGTAGAGGGCCATAACTTCGATATCCGTAAACATCTACTCGAATACGACGACGTGATGAACCGCCAGAGGATCGTCATCTATAAGATGAGAAACGAGGTCTTAGAAGGCGGGGATGTTACTGCTCTTGTGAAGGATTTCTTAGAAGAGATCATCGAGGCGCAAGTGGTCCTTACCTGCGACAGCGGAAACCCGAACAACTGGGAATGGGAAGCTCTGCAAGAATGGTTCGTGGGACTCGGACTTCCTTGGGAAGTGGATCAGGACGAGATCAAGAAGGCGAAGAATGCGCAACTCGCGATATTCGATTCTTTGAATCACACCGCTCAGAAATTTTATCAGAACAAAGCGGACGGCATTGGACCGGACGTTTGGAACTTACTAGAGAGAAACATCTTCCTGGATATTTTGGATCATCGCTGGAAAGAGCATCTCTATTCCATGGACCATCTCCGAGAGGGGATCTGGACCGTAGGATATGGAGAAAAGAATCCATTAGTAGAATATAAACTACAAGGGTTCAGGATCTTCGACCAGGCCATAGAGAACATGAAGTACGAGATCGTAAGCTTCTTGATCCGAGTGGAAGTGACCGAGAAGACCCAAATGCCGGAAGAGAAGAAAGAATATAAAAAAGTCGGTCAGGAAATTACAGGTGGCTTCCAAGAGCTAACCGATTCTAAGCCAAGAAACAAGGCGTCGGAAGCCTTGCCTGTGGCTTCGGGCGGTGGCGGTTCGGAAAGAAAAACCAGTCGGAGAAAACGTAAATGA
- a CDS encoding type 1 glutamine amidotransferase codes for MRCLIVRFKDCEGPGTLLEAIESRNYKITYLNAYDHRVHLMPGAHQMFDLVVLLGGPQTVHDPAQGKFFRPWLDLASNLISMKDKKVIGICLGSQILASAFGAKVYVGEKGPEVGFSDVKIENSSHPAFKKLPGKTSFPAFHLHEDVFELPKGANRLLQGSFYPNQMFEFENRIFGIQCHLEVTEAMLSTWKKVHVEFIQKAGWIPGPETEDLRSQMEDAGKALFEGILDL; via the coding sequence ATGAGATGCCTTATCGTTCGATTCAAGGATTGCGAAGGACCAGGCACCTTATTAGAAGCAATCGAATCAAGAAATTATAAAATTACCTATCTGAACGCATACGACCACAGGGTGCACTTGATGCCAGGTGCGCACCAGATGTTCGATCTAGTAGTTCTTCTGGGCGGTCCGCAAACTGTACATGATCCTGCGCAAGGGAAATTCTTTCGTCCTTGGTTAGACCTCGCGTCCAATCTGATCTCTATGAAGGACAAGAAAGTGATCGGGATCTGTTTAGGTTCTCAGATCCTCGCTTCTGCCTTCGGTGCGAAGGTTTATGTTGGGGAGAAGGGACCGGAAGTCGGCTTCTCCGATGTAAAAATAGAGAACTCCTCTCATCCTGCTTTTAAAAAACTTCCCGGCAAGACTTCCTTTCCTGCATTCCATTTACATGAGGATGTATTCGAACTTCCAAAGGGAGCGAATCGCTTGCTGCAAGGAAGCTTTTATCCGAACCAGATGTTCGAGTTTGAGAACAGGATCTTTGGCATCCAATGTCATTTGGAAGTAACAGAAGCGATGCTTTCTACCTGGAAGAAGGTACATGTGGAGTTTATCCAAAAAGCAGGATGGATTCCTGGACCGGAAACGGAAGATCTGAGGTCTCAAATGGAAGACGCCGGAAAAGCCTTATTCGAAGGGATTTTGGATTTATAA
- a CDS encoding TolC family protein translates to MIKKVLTFLILVWATGQTVSQEPQPSPNNENGTQGSGEILQLENRAVSNLSNEDKERTQIRIELAKAEELLWKNNLLLLASKFNIDAKKAGIEQAGLYANPNIFIDQSIFAEPTQRYFDFTRSGQTVVQIQQVFLLGGKIDKRIRVAELTAKMSEQEFYDLARALITKLRRTFYFIHYYREAIAFYDGSLAALEKTVSSADLAYKRRAVLQSEVLRLKALLFFLRKEREDLRIKVLEKEADLRVLLNEESYKAADIALVPVLDIDFVEKLSIDGLKLDSMLGKAREYRPDLKKAVQALRYEEANLELQHANAIPDLAFGPMYNRGGTAFQNYWGVTAQLNIPIFDRNQGNIKAAEKSILVRKQELKNLILEVENEVNVALATAKAKDGLYRRFRNTYTKDYSDLAQDMILSYEKRYISILEFADFFETYRSSIVEMLRLQTDRMEAIEGVNYSVGTGLLIPGSKTTGESGNTQGGSK, encoded by the coding sequence ATGATTAAAAAGGTGCTAACATTTCTAATCTTGGTTTGGGCCACAGGCCAAACCGTTTCTCAAGAGCCCCAGCCTTCTCCGAATAACGAGAATGGGACCCAGGGAAGCGGAGAGATTTTGCAGTTAGAGAATAGAGCTGTATCCAATCTCTCGAACGAAGATAAGGAAAGGACACAGATCCGGATCGAACTTGCGAAAGCGGAAGAACTTCTTTGGAAGAACAATCTTCTCTTGCTCGCTTCAAAGTTCAATATTGACGCTAAAAAGGCGGGAATTGAACAAGCAGGGCTCTATGCGAATCCGAACATCTTCATCGATCAGAGTATTTTTGCAGAGCCGACCCAACGTTATTTCGACTTTACCCGGTCCGGACAAACGGTCGTTCAGATCCAACAAGTATTCCTTCTTGGAGGAAAGATAGATAAGAGGATCCGAGTTGCAGAGCTCACAGCAAAGATGAGCGAACAAGAGTTTTACGATCTCGCAAGAGCGTTGATCACGAAGCTCCGTAGGACCTTCTACTTTATTCATTATTATAGGGAAGCGATCGCTTTCTACGACGGCAGCTTGGCTGCTTTGGAAAAGACTGTTTCTTCTGCCGATCTTGCCTATAAGAGAAGGGCAGTTCTCCAATCGGAAGTTCTGCGTCTTAAGGCTCTTCTATTCTTCTTAAGAAAAGAAAGAGAGGACTTGAGGATCAAGGTACTGGAGAAGGAAGCGGATCTACGAGTTCTTTTGAACGAAGAATCGTACAAAGCTGCAGATATAGCACTGGTTCCCGTTCTGGATATTGATTTCGTAGAAAAGCTGAGTATCGACGGTTTGAAATTGGATAGTATGCTGGGTAAGGCCAGAGAATACAGACCGGACCTGAAAAAGGCTGTGCAAGCATTACGATACGAAGAAGCGAATCTAGAATTGCAACATGCGAACGCGATCCCGGACCTGGCCTTCGGTCCCATGTACAATAGAGGGGGAACTGCGTTCCAGAACTATTGGGGGGTTACAGCCCAGTTGAATATCCCGATCTTCGATAGAAACCAAGGGAATATCAAGGCTGCGGAAAAATCCATTCTAGTTAGAAAGCAAGAACTGAAGAATCTCATTCTAGAAGTAGAAAACGAAGTGAATGTTGCTCTTGCTACCGCCAAGGCGAAAGACGGTTTGTATCGTAGGTTTAGGAACACTTACACCAAAGATTACTCGGACCTGGCACAGGATATGATCCTTAGTTATGAAAAACGTTATATATCGATTTTGGAATTTGCAGACTTCTTCGAAACATATCGATCTAGCATAGTCGAAATGCTTCGCCTTCAAACGGACAGAATGGAAGCGATTGAAGGAGTGAATTACTCCGTCGGAACAGGTTTGCTAATACCAGGCTCGAAAACTACCGGAGAATCCGGTAATACCCAAGGGGGCTCGAAATGA
- a CDS encoding HEAT repeat domain-containing protein — MNSIDELRTLKKKTANYNKQENRPRVSPKYLWILCLTLCLSGETGLLFAKEAPPKPKYTEEQIRKKREVLSKVLKYGTTKERATAIRELEDFPKEEAGELYDQVGSILAKDPDWSMRIYALRISGILSLTQFEDKIIALLKYDQQDVQKEAVYVVKKLKLSSGISTMTELLKAQDFTKNSNFLIALIDALGEFPEAHDAFSVLEARFQEKFNDPEVRAQIALYFGKVKNSSIENVLITTVKDEKEPITIRAYSVNALGKIKSTAAIAPLRELLDKIRNLKSKNDIQDYQALKIHTITALVSLGDKDIIEELYSFARDDDATVRLRAIKHLAETEDPAVIEILEYKAQRDPSEKVKRAAQAALDQLRKKLDPTYTPPTVEQKETSKTGPRRTGGSRRSRPSSGGDGSSPVPLSGGSNSSPSGGGAPSGDGPGGGSPPSGGGGGGGKPPESEDLESE, encoded by the coding sequence ATGAACTCAATAGACGAATTAAGGACCTTGAAGAAGAAAACCGCAAATTACAACAAACAGGAGAATAGACCTAGGGTCTCTCCCAAGTACCTTTGGATCCTCTGCCTAACTCTTTGCCTTTCCGGCGAGACCGGACTCTTATTCGCTAAAGAAGCTCCGCCTAAGCCCAAATATACGGAAGAACAGATCCGCAAGAAAAGAGAAGTCCTTTCCAAGGTCCTGAAATACGGAACTACCAAGGAAAGAGCCACTGCCATCCGAGAACTGGAAGATTTTCCGAAAGAAGAAGCGGGAGAACTCTACGACCAAGTAGGATCTATCCTCGCCAAAGACCCCGATTGGTCCATGCGGATCTATGCCCTTCGGATCTCCGGGATCCTGAGTCTCACCCAATTCGAAGACAAGATCATCGCATTACTCAAGTACGACCAACAAGATGTGCAGAAAGAAGCAGTCTATGTGGTAAAGAAACTCAAGTTGAGTTCCGGAATTTCCACCATGACCGAGCTATTAAAGGCTCAGGACTTCACTAAGAATTCCAATTTCCTCATCGCACTCATAGACGCTCTGGGAGAATTTCCGGAAGCGCACGATGCATTCTCCGTTTTGGAGGCAAGATTTCAGGAGAAATTCAACGATCCGGAAGTGCGTGCCCAGATCGCATTGTATTTTGGAAAGGTAAAGAACTCTTCCATCGAGAACGTGCTAATCACTACGGTCAAAGATGAGAAGGAACCGATCACGATCCGAGCCTATTCCGTAAACGCTCTCGGAAAGATCAAATCCACAGCTGCCATTGCACCGCTTAGAGAATTGCTGGATAAGATCAGAAATCTAAAATCCAAGAATGATATCCAGGACTACCAAGCCCTAAAGATACATACGATCACCGCTCTTGTTTCCTTAGGCGATAAAGACATTATAGAAGAATTATATTCTTTTGCCAGGGACGACGATGCTACCGTGCGATTGAGAGCCATCAAGCATTTGGCGGAAACGGAAGATCCCGCAGTCATAGAGATCCTAGAATATAAGGCTCAAAGAGATCCGAGTGAGAAAGTAAAGAGAGCGGCTCAGGCGGCACTAGACCAGCTTCGAAAAAAATTGGATCCGACCTATACTCCTCCCACAGTGGAACAAAAGGAAACTTCCAAGACCGGGCCTCGTAGAACGGGAGGCTCCAGAAGATCCCGTCCTAGCAGCGGAGGAGATGGCTCGAGTCCAGTTCCTCTCAGCGGAGGCTCGAATTCCTCCCCTTCGGGCGGAGGAGCTCCTAGCGGGGACGGACCCGGCGGCGGGTCACCTCCTTCCGGTGGTGGCGGCGGGGGCGGAAAACCTCCCGAATCCGAAGATCTAGAGAGCGAATAG
- a CDS encoding TlpA family protein disulfide reductase: protein MDSQANSDSRLSYPRFRGIFFRLNILFITAALAVCAPSEQSNLGVQSFEGITLEGKPIRISEIPAERVALNVYGPNCIPCVKEVPVLNYLHAELQKDPHIKLYMVVDPTVFFDNPETLSEEELLKQASVLMKEEVRKFGIKLPVIIMKNPFRISRSEGLVTGTPETLLFKTKPLVLYYNFIGPISEEADAAKIPKDMKVIFFKRMAGQS from the coding sequence ATGGATTCTCAGGCCAACTCCGATTCCAGGCTTAGTTACCCTCGTTTCCGAGGGATTTTCTTCCGCCTAAACATTCTTTTTATAACGGCTGCCCTAGCAGTCTGTGCTCCTTCCGAACAATCCAATTTAGGAGTGCAATCCTTTGAGGGAATTACCTTGGAAGGAAAGCCCATCCGGATCTCCGAGATCCCAGCAGAAAGGGTCGCTCTCAATGTGTACGGTCCGAACTGCATTCCTTGTGTGAAGGAAGTTCCTGTTTTAAATTATCTGCATGCGGAATTGCAAAAGGATCCTCATATCAAGTTGTACATGGTCGTAGATCCTACAGTTTTCTTTGATAATCCGGAGACTCTTTCGGAAGAAGAGTTACTCAAGCAGGCTTCCGTTCTTATGAAGGAAGAAGTAAGGAAATTCGGGATCAAGCTTCCTGTCATTATCATGAAGAATCCTTTTCGCATTTCTCGCAGCGAAGGCTTAGTAACCGGAACTCCGGAAACTCTCCTATTCAAGACCAAGCCATTAGTACTATATTATAATTTTATAGGTCCCATCAGCGAAGAGGCGGATGCTGCCAAGATCCCGAAAGATATGAAAGTGATCTTCTTCAAGAGAATGGCCGGTCAATCATGA
- a CDS encoding LIC_11959 family protein, whose product MSFSGLSFGLVWILLSIFSISNLLAEPAGNTYRGTISLQEPRALDLKDRLNDSSPNYPENLKLFFQGLQGNYAVFYDWNGHTVYYKYRDNKFDRRLRKYVSRLAGGAPYEVSGEYMGVIVFENKTISKFKKKGEDTLADRKEKQSIPVFQLTKYRELILEEIIF is encoded by the coding sequence GTGAGTTTCTCCGGCCTTTCATTCGGTCTAGTTTGGATCCTACTTAGTATATTCAGTATTTCTAATCTACTCGCAGAACCGGCCGGAAACACCTATAGAGGCACAATCTCGCTCCAGGAGCCCCGAGCCTTAGACCTAAAAGATCGCCTAAACGATTCTTCTCCCAATTATCCGGAAAACCTAAAACTGTTCTTCCAAGGACTGCAAGGAAACTATGCGGTCTTTTACGATTGGAACGGGCACACTGTATATTATAAATATAGAGACAACAAATTCGATAGAAGATTACGAAAATACGTTTCCAGACTCGCTGGAGGAGCACCTTACGAGGTAAGCGGAGAATATATGGGAGTCATTGTCTTCGAGAATAAGACCATTTCCAAATTCAAGAAAAAAGGAGAAGATACACTCGCCGATCGTAAGGAAAAGCAATCCATTCCAGTCTTTCAACTCACGAAATACAGAGAACTCATCTTGGAGGAGATTATTTTTTGA
- a CDS encoding efflux RND transporter periplasmic adaptor subunit has product MIPSSNKFRILLIVIVAALSISIVIFGFNKHSKKNPVHPQKAIVHDKGERIEFKENSPGLNIIKTAQIGKEGEFVNVEAPARLIATAAPSVSEGEHIVLFESAELNDLYVGYIHSKNSLNRSRKNLERIKDMFKHRVATEKDLIEAETNADNDEAELAEFEGKLRAVGLNPAQLGKSSSKKAWIISDVPESQLTNLKNGKRVIVTFSSFPNQQWKGTAEALGDNVDPFTRTVKVRIAIENEGHRLKPGMFATVQFPEEMNGESVVIPFNSVVTVEGKNYVFVEEVPNEFFRREVVLGISTRERVNVLEGLTRGDKVVVEGAILLKGLSFGF; this is encoded by the coding sequence ATGATACCATCCTCAAATAAATTCAGAATCCTACTCATCGTTATAGTCGCGGCTCTATCGATCTCCATCGTTATCTTTGGCTTCAATAAGCACTCCAAGAAGAATCCGGTACATCCTCAGAAAGCGATCGTTCACGATAAAGGGGAACGCATCGAATTCAAGGAAAATAGCCCTGGATTGAATATTATTAAGACCGCACAGATCGGAAAAGAAGGCGAATTTGTAAATGTAGAAGCGCCTGCCCGATTGATCGCTACCGCAGCTCCTTCGGTTTCCGAAGGAGAGCATATCGTGCTTTTCGAGTCGGCGGAATTGAACGATCTCTACGTAGGCTATATTCATTCTAAGAACAGTTTAAATCGATCCCGCAAGAATTTGGAACGTATCAAGGATATGTTTAAACACCGTGTCGCTACGGAGAAGGATCTGATCGAGGCTGAAACGAATGCGGATAACGATGAGGCGGAACTCGCCGAATTCGAAGGAAAGCTGAGAGCGGTTGGATTAAACCCAGCGCAACTTGGAAAGTCCTCCAGCAAGAAAGCTTGGATCATCTCCGACGTACCCGAATCCCAGTTAACTAATTTAAAAAATGGTAAAAGAGTGATCGTTACCTTCTCCTCTTTCCCGAACCAACAATGGAAGGGAACTGCAGAAGCGCTTGGGGACAACGTCGATCCTTTCACAAGAACCGTGAAAGTGCGTATCGCTATCGAGAACGAGGGTCATAGATTAAAACCCGGGATGTTTGCGACCGTTCAATTCCCGGAAGAAATGAACGGAGAAAGTGTGGTTATCCCGTTCAATTCGGTAGTCACCGTCGAGGGTAAGAATTACGTTTTTGTGGAAGAGGTTCCGAACGAATTCTTCCGCAGAGAAGTAGTCCTCGGGATCTCCACAAGAGAAAGAGTGAATGTTTTAGAAGGACTGACCAGGGGAGATAAGGTTGTAGTAGAAGGGGCGATCCTTTTGAAAGGCCTTAGTTTCGGATTTTAA
- a CDS encoding response regulator — translation MNKGYIICVDDEVSVLETLQEQLHNEFGKTHEIETARSAEEALALLEEIQSSGFVIEVIITDQVMPGMKGADFLESVHKRSPDSIKILLTGQAGLDSAIHAINFGGLSRYVEKPWNIEDLTRDIRSLIEKFRQNLENQHLVNELNRRIKDLEEENRKLQQTGE, via the coding sequence ATGAATAAAGGTTATATTATTTGTGTCGATGATGAAGTGTCGGTTCTGGAAACTCTCCAAGAACAACTTCATAACGAGTTCGGTAAGACTCATGAGATCGAGACCGCTAGAAGCGCTGAGGAAGCCTTAGCACTTTTAGAGGAGATCCAGTCCTCCGGCTTTGTGATCGAAGTCATTATTACGGATCAGGTCATGCCGGGAATGAAGGGAGCGGATTTCTTGGAATCCGTCCACAAACGGTCCCCTGATTCGATCAAAATTCTGCTTACCGGACAGGCGGGTCTGGATTCGGCCATTCATGCGATTAATTTCGGCGGTTTAAGCAGATACGTGGAAAAACCTTGGAATATAGAGGATCTAACCAGAGATATCAGATCTTTGATAGAAAAGTTCCGGCAGAATCTGGAGAACCAACACTTAGTCAATGAACTCAATAGACGAATTAAGGACCTTGAAGAAGAAAACCGCAAATTACAACAAACAGGAGAATAG
- a CDS encoding 6-hydroxymethylpterin diphosphokinase MptE-like protein, with the protein MQSLLSERSETEIPKIFFDWKKFESLDLRSWLSPEIRSIRVFVHPSYQRRYPEICREILSFFQTRKSGSQNEAAKAEYGRLWVRNFFKHLKDVEERRSYYKILTHSLPTQPKRIGCFLGASPNLEKELDWILANKEKVFLLSSDTSLGFLLESGIRPNAVLSIDSGLGTSYHFPQNVPEDIPILTWFGGSTRIFELKNPKIIYLSTFPLDQILRARFFPKAPILENPSLNVSGLAISFFQNLGAEAILLKGFGFTREGGKTHCRASGYERYDRFFLNRKRSLYSARYSPESRWKTRTVVLDSLKSWSPIRIETELSADTPSFSDWEKVLEEFHSPFPGTGKNWRSFCEQVPDLPQEIRKLVPNMSRLLDPKD; encoded by the coding sequence ATGCAAAGTCTTCTTTCCGAAAGATCCGAAACGGAGATCCCGAAGATCTTCTTCGATTGGAAGAAGTTTGAGTCCCTGGATCTCAGATCCTGGCTGAGTCCCGAGATCCGTTCCATCCGGGTCTTTGTACATCCCAGCTACCAGAGACGTTATCCCGAAATCTGTAGAGAGATCCTTTCCTTCTTCCAAACCCGGAAATCAGGATCCCAGAATGAGGCCGCCAAGGCAGAATACGGAAGACTTTGGGTCAGAAACTTCTTCAAGCACTTGAAAGATGTAGAAGAACGTCGAAGTTACTACAAAATCCTAACTCATTCCCTTCCCACCCAGCCAAAACGGATCGGTTGCTTTCTAGGCGCATCTCCCAATTTGGAGAAGGAACTGGATTGGATCCTTGCAAACAAAGAAAAAGTATTTCTACTTTCTTCGGACACTTCTCTCGGGTTCTTGTTAGAGAGCGGGATCCGACCAAACGCAGTTCTTTCTATAGACAGCGGGCTCGGGACTTCTTACCATTTTCCACAAAATGTGCCGGAGGACATTCCCATCCTGACCTGGTTTGGAGGATCTACCAGGATCTTCGAACTGAAGAATCCCAAGATCATCTATCTTTCCACTTTTCCCTTGGACCAGATCCTCAGAGCCAGATTCTTTCCCAAGGCTCCGATCCTGGAGAACCCGAGCCTAAATGTTTCCGGACTGGCCATCTCGTTTTTCCAGAATTTGGGAGCAGAGGCAATTCTACTCAAAGGATTTGGTTTTACTCGAGAAGGAGGAAAGACTCATTGCAGAGCGAGTGGATACGAAAGATACGATCGTTTTTTTCTAAACAGAAAGAGAAGTCTCTATTCTGCCAGATATTCCCCGGAATCCCGTTGGAAAACAAGAACGGTCGTCCTAGATTCTCTTAAGAGTTGGAGCCCGATCCGGATCGAAACAGAACTCTCTGCAGATACTCCTTCTTTTTCGGATTGGGAGAAGGTCCTAGAGGAATTTCATTCTCCCTTTCCTGGGACAGGAAAGAACTGGAGATCCTTCTGCGAACAAGTGCCTGACCTTCCCCAGGAGATCAGAAAGCTCGTCCCGAATATGAGTCGGCTCTTGGACCCAAAGGACTGA